A window of the Leucothrix mucor DSM 2157 genome harbors these coding sequences:
- the rsmI gene encoding 16S rRNA (cytidine(1402)-2'-O)-methyltransferase, with the protein MQIESGTLYVVATPIGNLGDITHRALEVLAGVDRICAEDTRNSKKLLTHFGIQKPLVALHDHNERDRLQQLTEFLQSGESLALISDAGTPLISDPGYHLVQHLREAGLKVVPLPGACAIIAALSVAGLPTDRFVFEGFLPAKSSGRKQVFKDRTQQTCTQVYYESSHRIEASVADLCEVIEADRRVVLARELTKLFEELFSGTAAELLAWLQADSNHQRGEFVLMVQGALPTSATQGMALEPLLKLLMDELSVKQSAGLAAKITGENKNHCYKLAMSLRDL; encoded by the coding sequence ATGCAGATTGAGTCAGGCACCTTATACGTGGTGGCGACGCCGATTGGTAATCTGGGTGATATTACACATCGCGCATTGGAAGTGCTGGCAGGGGTCGATCGGATTTGCGCTGAGGATACCCGTAATAGTAAGAAGCTGCTGACGCACTTTGGTATTCAAAAGCCGCTGGTGGCATTGCATGATCACAATGAACGGGATCGTTTGCAGCAGTTAACGGAGTTTTTGCAATCGGGCGAGAGTTTGGCCTTGATTAGTGATGCCGGTACGCCTCTGATCAGTGACCCTGGTTATCATTTAGTTCAGCATTTGCGTGAAGCCGGTTTAAAGGTCGTGCCGCTACCGGGCGCTTGCGCGATTATTGCTGCTTTGTCGGTTGCAGGCTTACCAACGGATCGTTTTGTGTTTGAGGGCTTTTTGCCGGCTAAGTCCAGTGGGCGTAAGCAGGTCTTTAAGGATCGTACCCAGCAAACGTGTACCCAAGTCTATTATGAGTCGAGCCATCGTATTGAGGCTTCGGTGGCTGATTTGTGCGAAGTGATTGAAGCTGATCGGCGCGTGGTGTTGGCGCGTGAGTTGACTAAGTTGTTTGAAGAGTTGTTCTCTGGTACGGCTGCGGAGTTGCTCGCGTGGCTACAAGCAGACTCAAATCATCAACGTGGAGAGTTTGTATTGATGGTGCAGGGCGCGCTCCCCACCAGCGCGACACAAGGTATGGCATTGGAGCCTTTGCTGAAGCTATTAATGGATGAGTTGTCAGTTAAACAAAGTGCGGGATTGGCGGCTAAGATCACTGGTGAGAATAAAAATCACTGTTATAAGCTCGCAATGAGCTTGCGTGATCTATGA
- the rsmH gene encoding 16S rRNA (cytosine(1402)-N(4))-methyltransferase RsmH: MAEEYQHVTVLLDAAVEALSVNPDGLYIDGTFGRGGHARKILDRLGDNGRLIVVDKDPQAIAIARQLAADDSRVYVFHGSFADYRQALENSGFGNKVAGMLLDLGVSSPQIDDAARGFSFQRNGDLDMRMNPEQGLSAADWLAVAEPAEIAAVLWKYGEERFARRIVDKITERRETKPLTTTLELANLISEAVPRKFHGRKHPATKSFQAIRIFINQELGDLERCIAEAVDDLAIDGRLVVISFHSLEDRMVKRFFKLKSTPPSIPRGMPILDSSIAPPFRTIGKALKPDEDEVAGNVRSRSSVMRILERWA; the protein is encoded by the coding sequence ATGGCTGAAGAGTATCAACATGTAACAGTGTTGCTAGACGCTGCCGTAGAGGCATTGTCGGTTAATCCTGACGGGCTTTATATCGATGGCACATTTGGCCGTGGCGGTCATGCGCGCAAGATATTGGACCGTCTGGGGGATAACGGACGCCTGATCGTGGTCGATAAAGACCCGCAAGCGATTGCCATTGCCCGTCAACTGGCAGCAGATGATAGCAGGGTGTATGTCTTTCACGGCAGTTTTGCCGACTACCGGCAGGCACTGGAGAATTCCGGCTTCGGCAACAAGGTCGCGGGCATGTTATTAGACTTGGGTGTTTCCTCCCCACAGATCGATGATGCCGCCCGTGGTTTTAGCTTTCAGCGCAATGGCGACTTAGATATGCGAATGAATCCGGAGCAGGGTTTGTCTGCGGCGGACTGGTTAGCTGTTGCTGAGCCTGCTGAAATCGCTGCCGTGCTTTGGAAGTACGGTGAAGAGCGCTTTGCACGCCGGATTGTCGATAAGATTACCGAGCGCCGCGAAACTAAGCCACTGACTACAACATTAGAGCTGGCTAACTTAATTAGCGAAGCGGTTCCTCGTAAATTTCATGGACGCAAGCATCCTGCGACTAAAAGTTTTCAGGCGATCCGGATTTTCATCAACCAAGAGTTGGGTGATTTGGAGCGTTGTATTGCAGAAGCCGTGGATGACCTGGCGATCGATGGTCGCTTGGTAGTGATTAGTTTCCACTCCTTGGAAGACCGGATGGTAAAGCGTTTCTTTAAATTGAAATCCACACCGCCATCGATTCCACGTGGTATGCCGATTTTAGACTCAAGCATTGCTCCACCGTTTCGTACGATCGGAAAAGCACTGAAGCCGGATGAGGATGAAGTGGCGGGAAATGTGCGTTCACGTAGTTCAGTCATGCGAATTTTGGAGCGTTGGGCATGA
- the mraY gene encoding phospho-N-acetylmuramoyl-pentapeptide-transferase has protein sequence MLVGFFEWLANHYSFFGVFKYLTLRGILAVLTALGLCLAMGPLMIRRLTLMKIGQSVRDDGPQTHLVKAGTPTMGGALILLSIGISTLLWGDLRNYYVWVTLFVTLGSGVVGGLDDYLKLKYRNSKGLAARWKYSGLSFVALIGVMVLYMKAGSATETTLFIPVFKDLFFEMGWIFIPWAYLVIVGSSNAVNLTDGLDGLAIMPTILVAAGLGVFAYLSGNSVFAAYLGIPYVPGVGEMVVFCATIFGAGLGFLWFNTYPAQVFMGDVGALALGAGLGIVAVIVRQEIVLAIMGGVFVMEAVSVILQVGSFKMTGKRIFRMAPIHHHFELKGWAEPKVIVRFWIITIVLVLVGLATIKVR, from the coding sequence ATGCTGGTTGGTTTTTTTGAATGGTTGGCTAACCATTACAGTTTTTTTGGTGTTTTTAAATACCTGACATTACGCGGTATTTTGGCAGTTTTGACCGCGCTGGGTTTATGTCTGGCGATGGGGCCATTAATGATTCGTCGGTTAACGCTGATGAAGATTGGTCAAAGTGTGCGTGACGATGGTCCGCAAACACATTTAGTTAAAGCGGGCACCCCAACCATGGGTGGCGCGCTGATTTTATTGTCGATCGGTATCTCTACGTTACTGTGGGGCGATCTGCGCAATTACTACGTTTGGGTGACCCTGTTCGTTACTTTGGGCTCGGGTGTGGTTGGTGGTTTAGATGACTACCTAAAGCTTAAGTACCGTAACAGCAAAGGCTTGGCGGCACGTTGGAAGTATTCAGGCCTGTCATTTGTTGCGCTGATTGGCGTCATGGTGCTGTATATGAAGGCCGGCTCTGCCACTGAAACGACCTTGTTTATTCCGGTCTTCAAAGATTTGTTCTTTGAGATGGGGTGGATCTTCATTCCTTGGGCCTACTTAGTGATTGTTGGCTCCAGTAATGCGGTCAATCTGACAGATGGCTTGGATGGTTTGGCAATTATGCCGACGATTTTGGTTGCAGCGGGTTTAGGCGTATTTGCTTACTTGAGCGGTAACAGTGTATTTGCGGCATATTTGGGAATTCCATATGTGCCAGGTGTGGGTGAGATGGTTGTGTTCTGCGCCACGATTTTCGGGGCTGGCTTAGGCTTCTTGTGGTTTAACACTTACCCAGCACAAGTATTTATGGGCGATGTAGGCGCGCTGGCACTCGGTGCTGGTCTTGGCATCGTTGCAGTCATTGTCCGTCAGGAAATCGTATTGGCGATTATGGGCGGTGTGTTTGTGATGGAAGCGGTGTCCGTAATTTTGCAGGTTGGCTCATTTAAAATGACCGGCAAGCGTATTTTCCGGATGGCACCGATTCATCACCATTTTGAATTGAAGGGCTGGGCAGAGCCGAAAGTAATTGTCCGTTTTTGGATTATTACTATCGTTCTGGTTTTGGTTGGTTTAGCAACAATTAAGGTACGTTAA
- the mraZ gene encoding division/cell wall cluster transcriptional repressor MraZ, whose amino-acid sequence MFRGISNLNVDVKGRIAVPSRYRESIREKASGQMIVTADHTDYCLLVYAMDEWLEVENTLRKLPNMKPSVRNLQRLVLGHAEEVDLDSQGRIRIPAPLREYANIDKATVLVGQMNKFELWDEETWLAKRKLWIAEAQASLETDDALDGISF is encoded by the coding sequence ATGTTTCGTGGAATATCCAATCTCAATGTTGATGTTAAGGGCCGTATCGCGGTTCCTTCACGTTACCGTGAGTCGATTCGGGAAAAAGCATCTGGTCAAATGATTGTAACGGCGGACCACACCGATTATTGCTTACTGGTTTATGCCATGGATGAGTGGCTTGAAGTTGAAAATACGCTTCGGAAGCTCCCAAACATGAAGCCTAGTGTAAGGAATCTACAACGTTTAGTGCTAGGGCACGCCGAAGAGGTGGACTTAGATTCACAGGGTCGGATTCGCATACCTGCTCCGTTACGGGAATACGCCAATATTGATAAGGCAACGGTATTGGTGGGGCAGATGAATAAGTTTGAATTATGGGATGAAGAGACTTGGTTGGCAAAACGGAAACTCTGGATTGCTGAGGCACAAGCTTCTCTCGAAACCGATGACGCACTAGATGGTATTTCATTTTAA
- the ftsL gene encoding cell division protein FtsL: MKHWRLILLVSLYVGVVFTAIQVVVQRNYTRGLFVEAQKVEKQRNILTAEWSRLKLQQGTDLNEVRVEAQARRELGMHIPRAVDIRVIKE, encoded by the coding sequence ATGAAGCATTGGCGATTAATTTTATTAGTCTCGCTATATGTCGGTGTCGTGTTCACTGCGATTCAAGTGGTTGTTCAGCGTAACTACACGCGCGGTTTGTTTGTTGAGGCACAAAAAGTAGAGAAACAACGCAATATTTTGACGGCGGAATGGAGTCGTTTGAAATTGCAGCAAGGTACCGATTTAAACGAAGTTCGTGTTGAAGCACAGGCACGGCGGGAACTCGGAATGCATATTCCACGGGCTGTTGATATTAGGGTTATTAAAGAGTGA
- the murD gene encoding UDP-N-acetylmuramoyl-L-alanine--D-glutamate ligase: MQQATQVNWHTLIVGLGKTGLSVARYLSAQGIDFAVMDSRETPPSADVLAKDFPDVPSYYGKFDADIMCQAKLLVINPGIALATPEIEKARSLGIEVVGDVELFAREAEAPILAVTGSNGKTTVASLLDCMAKAAGIRVATGGNIGLPALALLEQKNVELYVLELSSFQLETTSNLHCRAACILNITEDHLNRYANRIELYAAAKARIYDHCDIKVVNRDDERVMAMAKGGGVVSFGFDAPEQGQYGLISEGDQLFLARGREKLLKSADVKLPGRHNLVNALAALALANAAGIPLKPCLEVLKTFEGLEHRTQWVGENNGIHWYNDSKGTNVGATVAALHGLNGKTVLLAGGQGKAADFTPLADAVQKYARAVVLFGEDAELIALSIKGDIPIVFATDMLDAVEQAKLLAQIGDNVLLSPACASFDMFDSYEHRGRVFVEAVKQVVLC; this comes from the coding sequence ATGCAGCAAGCAACGCAGGTAAATTGGCATACACTCATTGTCGGTCTGGGAAAGACAGGCTTATCAGTGGCTCGCTATTTATCGGCTCAGGGCATCGACTTTGCTGTTATGGATTCTCGTGAAACGCCTCCATCTGCTGATGTCTTGGCTAAGGACTTTCCGGACGTACCGAGCTACTACGGTAAGTTCGATGCAGACATTATGTGTCAGGCGAAGCTGTTGGTGATCAATCCAGGTATTGCATTAGCAACGCCTGAGATTGAAAAAGCCCGTTCCTTAGGCATTGAAGTCGTTGGCGATGTGGAGTTGTTCGCGCGTGAAGCCGAGGCGCCAATCTTGGCAGTCACTGGCTCTAATGGCAAAACCACGGTAGCCAGTTTGCTGGATTGCATGGCAAAAGCGGCAGGAATACGGGTAGCGACCGGTGGAAATATTGGCTTACCCGCATTGGCTTTACTTGAGCAGAAAAATGTTGAGTTGTATGTGTTGGAGTTATCCAGTTTTCAACTAGAGACCACCAGTAATCTACATTGCCGTGCGGCCTGCATTTTGAATATCACTGAAGATCACCTGAATCGCTATGCGAACAGAATTGAGCTTTACGCAGCGGCTAAAGCAAGAATTTATGATCATTGCGATATTAAAGTAGTTAACCGTGATGATGAACGCGTGATGGCAATGGCTAAAGGTGGCGGTGTCGTTAGCTTTGGTTTTGATGCGCCAGAGCAGGGCCAATATGGCTTGATTAGCGAAGGTGATCAGCTGTTTTTAGCACGTGGCCGTGAAAAGTTATTAAAGAGCGCTGATGTTAAATTGCCGGGTCGTCATAACTTAGTGAACGCATTAGCCGCTCTGGCATTAGCCAATGCTGCGGGTATTCCGCTCAAGCCTTGTTTAGAAGTGCTAAAGACGTTTGAAGGCTTAGAACATCGCACGCAATGGGTTGGTGAGAACAATGGAATCCATTGGTACAACGACTCCAAGGGTACCAATGTCGGCGCAACTGTTGCGGCGCTCCATGGCCTGAATGGCAAAACAGTGTTGTTAGCTGGCGGGCAAGGTAAAGCGGCAGACTTCACACCACTAGCCGATGCGGTACAAAAGTATGCGCGGGCGGTAGTGTTGTTTGGTGAAGATGCTGAGCTGATTGCCTTAAGCATAAAAGGCGACATCCCTATCGTGTTTGCGACCGATATGTTGGATGCCGTAGAGCAAGCTAAGTTGTTGGCGCAGATTGGTGACAATGTATTGTTATCTCCGGCCTGTGCCAGTTTTGATATGTTTGATAGTTATGAGCATCGCGGCAGAGTGTTTGTCGAGGCGGTTAAACAGGTGGTGTTATGTTAA
- a CDS encoding UDP-N-acetylmuramoyl-tripeptide--D-alanyl-D-alanine ligase, whose translation MTWMLSDIAKMTNGVLHGNDLSIDSVATDSRSVTADQLFIAIKGERFDAHDFVADLAGKAGAALVHQYVECDLPQVVVSDTRQALADFAAAWRQQFTKPVIGLTGSNGKTTVKEMLSAILSVRGSVLATLGNLNNDLGMPLTLLRLREEHDFAVIEMGANHFHEIAFLTAISKPDVAILNNAGAAHLEGFGSIEGVSRAKAEIFQGLSDDGIAIINADDTYADYWYGCNTSRQVISFGTQNAATVQGKATPTGMLVLNYQQEPVEITLKLLGEHNARNALAAAAAALAIGTTLAQIKQGLESLQPVKGRLAPLAGQQDTLLIDDTYNANPSSAKAAIDVLAGFSAGEQVFVLGDMGELGENVAELHQEVGAHARERDIDQLYCLGAQSVHAANAFGAAAKHFDELEPLLDSLKATMKNNMTILVKGSRSMRMERVIEALKATDSVNGGRN comes from the coding sequence ATGACTTGGATGCTTTCTGATATCGCCAAAATGACTAATGGCGTGTTGCACGGTAACGATTTAAGTATCGACTCTGTCGCTACAGACTCTAGAAGCGTTACGGCGGACCAGTTATTTATCGCAATCAAAGGCGAGCGTTTTGATGCGCACGACTTTGTCGCTGATTTAGCTGGTAAAGCCGGTGCGGCACTGGTTCATCAGTATGTTGAGTGTGACCTGCCACAGGTTGTGGTGAGCGATACCCGTCAAGCGCTTGCGGATTTTGCAGCAGCATGGCGTCAGCAGTTTACTAAGCCAGTGATTGGCTTAACTGGCAGTAATGGCAAGACCACGGTTAAAGAGATGCTAAGTGCGATTTTATCGGTCAGGGGGTCGGTATTGGCAACGCTAGGTAATCTCAATAATGACTTAGGCATGCCATTAACCCTATTGCGATTACGCGAAGAACATGATTTCGCGGTAATCGAAATGGGCGCAAACCATTTTCATGAAATTGCGTTTTTGACTGCGATTTCAAAGCCGGATGTGGCGATTCTGAATAATGCAGGTGCCGCGCATCTGGAAGGTTTTGGCAGTATTGAAGGGGTTTCCCGTGCCAAAGCAGAGATTTTTCAAGGCCTGAGCGATGATGGCATTGCCATTATTAATGCAGACGATACTTACGCAGATTATTGGTATGGCTGTAATACATCGCGTCAGGTCATTAGTTTCGGCACTCAAAATGCCGCCACCGTACAAGGAAAGGCTACTCCAACAGGGATGTTGGTTCTTAATTATCAGCAGGAGCCAGTTGAAATAACGCTGAAACTGCTGGGCGAACACAACGCTCGAAATGCCTTGGCCGCTGCGGCTGCCGCACTAGCGATTGGCACGACCTTAGCGCAAATCAAGCAGGGTTTGGAGTCATTGCAACCGGTCAAAGGACGCTTAGCACCATTAGCAGGACAGCAAGACACGCTGTTGATTGATGATACCTACAATGCTAACCCATCATCAGCTAAAGCAGCGATTGATGTATTAGCGGGTTTTAGCGCTGGCGAACAGGTGTTTGTGTTAGGTGATATGGGTGAGCTTGGTGAGAATGTTGCCGAGCTTCATCAGGAAGTGGGCGCACATGCCCGTGAGCGGGACATCGACCAACTGTATTGCCTGGGTGCGCAGAGCGTACACGCAGCCAATGCCTTTGGCGCAGCGGCGAAGCACTTTGATGAGCTTGAACCGCTGTTGGATTCGTTAAAAGCAACAATGAAAAATAATATGACAATCTTAGTGAAAGGATCTCGCAGTATGCGTATGGAACGGGTGATTGAGGCCTTAAAAGCCACCGATTCAGTTAACGGGGGACGTAACTGA
- a CDS encoding peptidoglycan D,D-transpeptidase FtsI family protein codes for MSRRAKQSTVIPPVYRGRRLTLLLVLLAGMVVLLLRAGYLEVFQQTWLQEQADKRQMRTMTIPPYRGMILDRNDEALAISSPVESVWSNPRKFFATRDSLTKKAASDDRAVADEARNALDELDVNMVKLEVILGMSDGELSKLLDDNKRRSFVYLVRQTSPEQAQEIQDLNIPGIGSNDEYRRFYPMAEAVAHVVGFTNIDDSGVEGIERSMNTELAGRAGKKRVIQDGASRLIEDVEQIDRMVPGKDVNLSIDRRIQYQAYKVLKEQVTQLSAKAGSVVVLDAHTGEVLAMANMPGFNPNARSSLQPENYRNRAVMDAFEPGSTIKPLTIAAALEARVLGPDVLIDTAPGYLMLGKTKVSDPRDYGDLTLDMVLAKSSNVGASKVALLMDAKEQWKFLNRIGFGLRPDSGAPSETDGLLSYYDSWGSVDRASHGYGYGVSVSLLQLAQAYTMFANGGIMYPAKLLKLEGAPVGRQIMRPENARAVLRMLKAVVADDATGKRAMIDGYTVAGKTGTAYKFLNKRYDTRRRIVSFIGLAPASNPRLIVAVMLDEPQVERATGGRLVAPMFTKIMSNSLRVLDIPPDDLPAQAGSGGTKKGGA; via the coding sequence GTGAGTCGCAGAGCTAAACAATCCACTGTAATTCCACCGGTTTATCGGGGGCGACGCCTAACATTATTATTGGTGTTGCTGGCTGGTATGGTGGTGTTATTGCTGCGTGCCGGGTATCTGGAAGTCTTCCAGCAAACTTGGCTGCAAGAGCAGGCGGATAAACGTCAAATGCGTACGATGACCATTCCGCCATACCGCGGCATGATCTTAGATCGCAATGACGAGGCGCTGGCAATCAGTTCTCCCGTTGAGTCGGTGTGGAGTAATCCCCGTAAGTTTTTTGCAACGCGCGATTCATTGACTAAGAAAGCGGCTAGCGATGACAGAGCCGTAGCGGATGAAGCTCGCAATGCGTTGGACGAGCTAGACGTTAATATGGTCAAGCTTGAAGTCATTCTTGGCATGTCTGACGGTGAGTTGAGCAAGCTGCTGGATGACAATAAGCGTCGGAGCTTTGTGTACTTGGTGCGTCAAACGTCACCAGAGCAGGCGCAGGAAATTCAGGATTTAAATATTCCCGGCATTGGTTCCAATGACGAGTATCGTCGTTTCTATCCTATGGCGGAAGCCGTTGCTCATGTGGTTGGCTTTACCAATATTGATGATAGTGGTGTAGAAGGCATTGAGCGCTCAATGAACACTGAGCTAGCTGGTCGCGCAGGTAAAAAGCGCGTTATTCAGGATGGCGCCTCACGTTTAATTGAAGACGTTGAGCAGATTGATCGCATGGTGCCCGGTAAAGATGTGAATTTGAGCATTGATCGCCGGATTCAATATCAAGCTTATAAAGTGCTTAAAGAGCAAGTGACTCAGTTAAGCGCTAAAGCGGGCTCCGTTGTAGTGCTTGATGCGCATACCGGTGAGGTGTTAGCGATGGCCAATATGCCGGGCTTTAATCCAAATGCACGTAGCTCATTGCAGCCTGAAAATTACCGAAATCGTGCGGTAATGGATGCCTTTGAGCCAGGCTCAACTATTAAGCCTTTGACTATTGCAGCTGCTTTGGAAGCACGCGTTCTTGGACCTGATGTGCTGATTGATACAGCGCCTGGCTATCTGATGTTGGGTAAAACCAAAGTCAGCGACCCGCGTGATTATGGCGATTTGACCTTGGATATGGTGTTGGCCAAGTCCAGCAACGTAGGCGCCAGTAAAGTCGCTTTGTTGATGGATGCTAAAGAGCAGTGGAAATTTTTAAACCGGATTGGTTTTGGTTTGCGTCCAGACTCGGGTGCTCCAAGCGAGACAGATGGTTTGCTCAGTTATTACGATAGCTGGGGCAGTGTAGATAGAGCCTCACATGGTTATGGCTATGGTGTGTCGGTGAGTTTATTGCAGTTGGCACAGGCTTATACCATGTTCGCCAATGGTGGCATTATGTATCCGGCAAAACTGCTAAAGCTTGAAGGTGCTCCAGTTGGTCGTCAGATTATGCGCCCTGAAAATGCACGTGCGGTTTTGCGTATGTTGAAGGCGGTAGTTGCTGATGACGCAACCGGTAAGCGCGCAATGATTGATGGCTATACAGTGGCGGGTAAAACTGGTACAGCGTACAAGTTTTTGAATAAGCGTTATGACACACGTCGCCGCATTGTGAGCTTTATTGGTTTGGCTCCTGCCAGCAATCCACGGTTGATCGTGGCAGTGATGTTGGATGAGCCTCAGGTTGAGCGTGCAACCGGTGGCCGTTTGGTGGCTCCGATGTTCACCAAAATTATGTCTAACAGCTTACGCGTTCTGGATATTCCACCGGATGATTTACCTGCGCAAGCCGGATCTGGCGGCACTAAAAAGGGAGGTGCTTAA
- a CDS encoding UDP-N-acetylmuramoyl-L-alanyl-D-glutamate--2,6-diaminopimelate ligase → MTMLLSALLDGVSGVRDAAPQLSVSAMTLDSRAVSEGAVFVALSGTREHGLAYAQQAVECGAAAVIWDYDANIEVPELAVPLIAIEDLPASLGGIAARLYNHSGHDLQIVGITGTDGKTSVSHFLAQAMNASGGSCAVIGTLGIGNPSALEKATHTTPDVITVHQNLQRLSTRGSRCVAMEVSSHALDQQRVAGVAFDVAILTNLTRDHLDYHGTVEAYAAAKAKLFIEHVPKVAVLNLNDEFGQKLFDTLVTLPTQTIAYAIGELADYPADTLIATEPHYDHQGLKATIHWQGQALKLSVGVLGDFNLSNLLAATGGLLGLGYSASDAVAALSQVTTVAGRIEKITIAASQPFLSVVDYAHTPGALSSVLSALRVHCRGRLICVFGCGGDRDAGKRPLMAAVAEAKADVVIATDDNPRNEDPKLIMQDIVAGFEKPEAVTIEHDRAAAIRLAIQQAKAGDVVLVAGKGHEQEQLIQGVAQHFDDREQIRLALTALIQEMAS, encoded by the coding sequence ATGACGATGTTATTAAGTGCATTGCTTGATGGTGTTTCCGGTGTACGCGATGCAGCTCCACAGTTGTCTGTTTCAGCAATGACTTTGGATAGTCGCGCAGTGAGCGAAGGTGCTGTATTTGTCGCATTGAGCGGTACACGTGAGCATGGCTTAGCCTATGCGCAGCAAGCGGTTGAGTGTGGCGCTGCGGCAGTGATTTGGGATTATGATGCGAATATTGAGGTTCCTGAATTAGCGGTTCCTCTAATTGCAATTGAAGATTTACCAGCAAGCCTAGGCGGAATTGCAGCCCGTCTTTATAACCACTCCGGTCATGACCTGCAGATTGTCGGGATTACAGGAACCGACGGAAAAACTTCTGTAAGCCACTTTCTGGCGCAGGCAATGAATGCTAGCGGCGGCTCGTGTGCAGTGATCGGTACACTCGGAATAGGTAACCCCAGCGCGCTGGAAAAGGCGACACACACTACGCCCGACGTGATCACCGTTCATCAGAATCTCCAACGTCTCAGTACGCGAGGGAGTCGCTGTGTGGCGATGGAGGTTTCTTCACATGCTTTAGATCAGCAGCGAGTAGCTGGCGTAGCATTTGATGTAGCGATATTGACTAACCTGACCCGTGATCACCTCGATTATCATGGAACGGTTGAGGCATATGCCGCTGCAAAAGCGAAATTATTTATTGAGCATGTGCCAAAGGTAGCCGTGCTTAATTTGAACGATGAATTTGGTCAGAAGCTGTTTGATACATTGGTTACTCTGCCAACGCAAACCATTGCTTATGCCATTGGCGAACTAGCAGATTATCCGGCAGATACGTTAATCGCGACCGAGCCGCATTATGACCATCAGGGTTTAAAGGCAACCATTCACTGGCAAGGGCAGGCATTGAAACTGTCAGTGGGTGTATTGGGTGACTTCAACCTCAGTAACTTACTGGCTGCCACGGGCGGACTGCTGGGGCTAGGTTACAGCGCAAGTGATGCGGTTGCGGCCCTGTCGCAAGTGACTACCGTTGCTGGCCGCATTGAGAAAATTACCATTGCAGCGTCTCAGCCGTTTTTATCGGTTGTGGATTATGCGCATACACCGGGCGCATTGTCGTCGGTGTTATCGGCGCTGCGGGTACATTGCCGTGGTCGCCTGATTTGCGTATTTGGATGCGGTGGTGACCGCGATGCAGGCAAGCGTCCTTTAATGGCAGCTGTTGCTGAAGCGAAAGCAGATGTGGTAATTGCCACGGATGACAATCCACGCAATGAAGACCCAAAGCTGATTATGCAGGATATTGTTGCAGGCTTTGAAAAGCCAGAAGCTGTGACGATTGAACATGATCGCGCTGCTGCAATTCGCTTGGCTATTCAACAAGCTAAAGCCGGTGATGTGGTGCTGGTTGCCGGTAAAGGCCATGAGCAAGAGCAATTAATTCAAGGTGTGGCACAGCACTTTGATGATCGCGAGCAGATTCGATTGGCGCTGACTGCCTTAATACAGGAGATGGCGTCATGA